A genomic segment from Actinoplanes sichuanensis encodes:
- a CDS encoding PrsW family intramembrane metalloprotease, translating into MKLWRRVFLTGFALWLLTVAVTFATGNPNLIPTLVLLGSFLVPVTFVLWAFTKRHSGEVTAELLFSTFVTGGVLGVLAASLLETYLLHPNPLFFLGVGLIEEAAKLAALAFLCRRLQHKFAVDGIILGAAVGFGFAAFESAGYAFTALFTQQGLSLMTLVETELLRGVLAPVGHGLWTAILGGVLFSASGRRHFALTGRLLATYLGVAVLHALWDGWQSIAQVITDIAADPHLFTVLSWGGLIGVSLIGIAWLLVIRRQADREVLAPLWRVPIRY; encoded by the coding sequence ATGAAACTGTGGCGGCGCGTTTTTCTGACCGGCTTCGCCCTCTGGCTGCTGACCGTGGCGGTCACGTTCGCCACCGGCAACCCCAACCTCATCCCCACCCTGGTCCTGCTCGGCAGCTTCCTGGTCCCGGTCACGTTCGTGCTCTGGGCGTTCACCAAACGGCACAGCGGCGAGGTCACCGCGGAACTGCTGTTCAGTACATTCGTCACCGGCGGCGTCCTCGGAGTGCTGGCCGCGTCGCTGCTGGAGACCTACCTGCTGCATCCGAACCCGCTGTTCTTCCTCGGCGTCGGACTGATCGAGGAGGCCGCCAAACTCGCCGCGCTCGCCTTCCTCTGCCGCCGCCTGCAGCACAAGTTCGCGGTCGACGGCATCATCCTCGGCGCCGCCGTCGGCTTCGGGTTCGCCGCCTTCGAATCGGCCGGGTACGCCTTCACCGCCCTCTTCACCCAACAGGGCCTGTCGCTGATGACGCTGGTCGAGACCGAACTGCTGCGCGGGGTGCTCGCCCCGGTCGGGCACGGGCTGTGGACGGCGATCCTCGGTGGGGTGCTCTTCTCGGCGAGCGGCCGGCGGCACTTCGCGCTGACCGGGCGGCTGCTGGCCACGTACCTCGGCGTCGCGGTCCTGCATGCCTTGTGGGACGGCTGGCAGAGCATCGCGCAGGTGATCACCGACATCGCCGCCGACCCGCACCTGTTCACCGTGCTGTCCTGGGGCGGGCTGATCGGCGTGTCCCTGATCGGCATCGCCTGGCTGCTGGTGATCCGCCGGCAGGCCGACCGTGAGGTGCTCGCCCCGCTGTGGCGGGTCCCGATCAGGTACTGA